In the genome of Populus trichocarpa isolate Nisqually-1 chromosome 10, P.trichocarpa_v4.1, whole genome shotgun sequence, the window GTCGTGATTGAAGCACTCTGGTGTGGTAAGATTCCATCAACAAGGTGTATGCAACATCTCAAGTTTATCATGGGCCAAATATAGAGATGAAggttttctgttttttgtgAGCCAGTCTAGTCTGGCTGGCAGCTGTGGAGACATTATCTTGGTCAACATTTTCGAAAGAAGTACCAATTTGCTTACAAACCATTGAAATTTTTATCAGCCTAACAACACCATCTTTACATTCCTTGATTTCAGAGCTTGAAATCCAGAAGAGCAGAAGTCCTACCAAGCCCCTTTTCGTTGTAGTGGGCACAATAGTCTCTTACTGTAGTTTCCCTGTACTTTGGAAGATTCTCTTCCGATAACAACTCTTTCATAGGTCCATAGAATCTCGGGGATGGGGTAAGAAATGTACTGAAAAAGCATGCTACAGATACTCTTGGTCCTTTACAGTTCGCCAGCACCCTGTGCTCAACGCTAATGAACTTGTCGTTTGATATAAGCTGAAAAGTCAGCATCAACTGTAGTGTTAGCCACAGAAAAAGTGGAAagtaatgaagaaaaacaaacaaatgacCTTTGCAATGATAACTAGTTTGCCATCAAACTTGGAAGTCTTAGGCAGCGTTAATGCCCTTCATTTCACGCTGGGCTAGATGACTTTTACCCAAGTGCCTTAGCAGCACaactaaatcattttgatgcaggTGCATGCTATACTAATACAGAAAGGATTGATGCCATTGGAGACACTGGGTTAGAAGTTTGAGTGCTAGGAAAATTATCACAGTAGGAAAGCAGATTGTTtctaaatgcataaaaataaacctGAAGACTTGCCTGCATAAGATCTCCGATATTAATTACCAAAGCCCCAGGCGTGGGAGGTACATCCACCCACTGATTCTGGTGGAGAATCTGGAGGCCACCAATTTGATCTTGTAGAAGCACGGTGAGGAAGTCATTATCAGAGTGCTTCGTTGCTCTCAAGGTTAATTCTGGCTGAGGGCATGCTGGATAGTAATGACAGAGAACTGCAAGCCCCTTAGCACAATCAATGTCTTTCAAGTAGTTTGGATTTAACCCTAGGGCCTCTGATAATAACTCAAGCAGCAGATTTCCCAAGTTCATGACTGCCTTGCTGTATTCCATCAGTATATCTCTGCAGAATAGTTCTCAGTCAAACAAATTCTTACTGTAGAAAAAAGTAGTACTAAAGAAACTGAATATGGCATTTCAAAGATTAGTTTGCTGTTGATTTAAACATCAGAGCTCAAAACGTCAATAAAGCTTGAGAAAGAAATGGACCACGGATATGTGATATGATCATCACTACTCTGGTCACCTGATATAACACATCTAAACAATTGATGCCATGATTGTAGTAGTGACCATCTAATGGTAAATTGCTAATCGGTACCCACCTGCAGGCCGCTGGCAATTCCTCTGGCATGGGAGGACCAGGAGCCATGATATAAGAAACAGTATCCCTCCAGTTAGTTGATGATGCAGTATACAAATCAAAATTGCTATTATAGATGACCTTTCTTGTATAATCACGAGAAAAGTATTCTTTTTTCAGCTCAACATCTTGCTCATAAAACCTACATACCCCATCCTTCATCTCCTCCAGAACACTGACAGGAATCCCATGATTGACCACTTCAAAAAAGCCCCAAGTCTCTGATGCATCTCGGACTCTCTCAACGATCTCCTTGCGTTGAAAGGGATCTTTACGGACACCCTCCAGGTCTATGATTGGAAATCTGAACTTGCCATCTGTAGCAACAATCAAAGTCTTGTCTAAGTCATCTGGTGGGTGATGGAAAATCCAAGGGACCTTGGTGATTCCAGCATCAACAAGTCCTTTGACACCGGCTTTGGTTTCATCAAAAGCTTTTAATTCACTTGTTCGATCAGAACTGGAATCAAGTGTGGAGGCCATTACTCTTTCTTCCTCTTTCAAGCGAAACAACCTCGAAATGCTATACAAACAATCCAATAGTAACTGGCATTGGTAGACTCAGATTAGCTGGAAGCTGATATTTTCAGTATGCTAAGAGTGAAAGCAATAAATTATTAGTATACAGCATGTTGGGTCTACTTTAAACAGATATTTTGGCATTTTCAAATACAAGTTGCTTTCTCTAGACATCCCAAAATGTTTAGCTCTGCTAGATATTTTTTACAGCACTGATTTATTGTAATCTACTGAtgtaacttcaaaaaaaaaactgtgctGTGTCGGTTccatttacaaaattatttgtCTATACGAGTCATCCACCATTTTCAGCTGCACTAAAATGGAA includes:
- the LOC18102482 gene encoding 1-aminocyclopropane-1-carboxylate oxidase homolog 1-like, yielding MASTLDSSSDRTSELKAFDETKAGVKGLVDAGITKVPWIFHHPPDDLDKTLIVATDGKFRFPIIDLEGVRKDPFQRKEIVERVRDASETWGFFEVVNHGIPVSVLEEMKDGVCRFYEQDVELKKEYFSRDYTRKVIYNSNFDLYTASSTNWRDTVSYIMAPGPPMPEELPAACRDILMEYSKAVMNLGNLLLELLSEALGLNPNYLKDIDCAKGLAVLCHYYPACPQPELTLRATKHSDNDFLTVLLQDQIGGLQILHQNQWVDVPPTPGALVINIGDLMQLISNDKFISVEHRVLANCKGPRVSVACFFSTFLTPSPRFYGPMKELLSEENLPKYRETTVRDYCAHYNEKGLGRTSALLDFKL